A window from Populus trichocarpa isolate Nisqually-1 chromosome 3, P.trichocarpa_v4.1, whole genome shotgun sequence encodes these proteins:
- the LOC7462768 gene encoding uncharacterized protein LOC7462768, with protein sequence MTRSIQTKQCGRSLDHNSDELEDKFSELPEDIIFTIVEKIGDTKTLVLCSVVSKQWHAIVSKTETISVRVLPYPSCGGGFPCAESHNHLPPSEVPGLMKVFAEVKSLKIKLCTFPTLNPRNQVDNLLMIKAMIYGDDIRIDSCYAVKVGFLRRRMIVAMDTFFNPMLSQHPVSYASDVCLHVILRHRPRTLSSIVISFVKMQDFYGKKVFMTRKMRDLYNGKVFMTRKQLDDFTNLPPNASVEGWLEDARNSIYQLKSSINNIWSRDELWHVKHWESLHTGDTVMGKRFIDNPTVSEMFVKELLGVAKDDDCDEKQ encoded by the coding sequence ATGACAAGATCCATTCAAACCAAGCAATGCGGCAGGAGCTTAGATCACAACTCTGACGAGTTGGAAGACAAATTCAGCGAACTACCAGAGGATATAATCTTCACAATCGTGGAAAAAATCGGAGATACCAAAACCCTAGTTCTCTGCTCAGTTGTATCGAAGCAATGGCATGCCATCGTCTCCAAAACCGAAACGATCTCTGTCAGAGTACTCCCATATCCAAGCTGCGGCGGCGGGTTTCCGTGCGCGGAATCACACAACCACCTTCCACCATCAGAAGTTCCTGGTCTCATGAAAGTGTTTGCCGAGGTGAAATCTCTCAAGATTAAGTTATGCACTTTTCCAACTCTTAACCCACGAAATCAGGTCGATAACTTGTTGATGATTAAGGCCATGATTTATGGAGATGATATCCGCATCGACAGTTGCTACGCTGTTAAGGTTGGGTTTTTACGGAGAAGAATGATAGTAGCGATGGATACGTTTTTTAACCCCATGTTGAGTCAACATCCAGTTTCATATGCAAGTGACGTATGTCTTCATGTTATATTACGGCATCGTCCTAGAACTTTGAGTAGCATAGTGATTTCTTTCGTTAAGATGCAGGATTTTTATGGAAAGAAGGTGTTTATGACCAGAAAGATGCGGGATTTGTATAATGGGAAGGTGTTTATGACCAGAAAACAGTTGGATGACTTTACCAATTTGCCACCAAACGCAAGTGTCGAAGGTTGGCTTGAGGATGCTCGGAATTCTATTTATCAGCTTAAGAGctctataaataatatttggtCTAGAGATGAATTGTGGCATGTTAAACATTGGGAATCATTGCATACAGGAGATACAGTGATGGGAAAAAGGTTTATTGATAACCCCACTGTTTCGGAGATGTTCGTGAAAGAATTGCTGGGGGTTGCCAAAGACGACGATTGCGATGAGAAACAGTGA